CAAGGGTCCCGAACAGGGCACCCATGATCCCCGGGTTGCCGTGGGTCGATATGAAAATGAGGTCGCATTTCTTTTCCTTTGCCACCTTCAGGATGCCGTCCACCGGGGATTCCCCGGCAATATGAACCGGCTCACAGGGGATACCCACTTCGGTGCACATCTTTTCTGCGACCTCCAGCGCCTTGCTTGCCAGTTCCTTATGTGCTTCCTCCGCGTGAGCCATGGCTGCTTTCGCCTTCTTGACATCCGAGGGGGAGAACAGAAC
The nucleotide sequence above comes from Candidatus Deferrimicrobiaceae bacterium. Encoded proteins:
- a CDS encoding universal stress protein — protein: MYKNILLPTDGLGKCAFGICHGVVLAKALGAKITAVHITGKLSAQEILDMYHPEVLFSPSDVKKAKAAMAHAEEAHKELASKALEVAEKMCTEVGIPCEPVHIAGESPVDGILKVAKEKKCDLIFISTHGNPGIMGALFGTL